Below is a window of Culturomica massiliensis DNA.
ATTCGCTTTGCAAACAACCTCTACAGTTCCTTCCTGAACATAGAGTTCGAAAGCTTCCCGGGACGGAAAAGAACGAACGTTAAAAACCGTTCCGGTAACTTCAATAACCACATTCGGTGTCTCTATAATAAAAGGACGTCGCGGATTGGAAACCACTTCGAATAAAGCATCACCGGTCATCGAAACTTCCCGTTTGTTCTTTTCGAAACTTCCGGGATAGGTGAGTGTTCCGCCGTCAGTGAGATAAACGGTTGATCCGTCGGCCAATGTTGAAACCAAAGTCATATTTTCTCCGGCATTTTCAGAGGTAAACGAAAGTTCGAACACTTCTTCAGAATCCCAGGAAAGAAAAATCGCTCCGCAGACAACTACGATTCCCCCAAAAAGAGCAGCAAACTGCATATATCTGCGCTTTCTCGTCAACCGGGGTTTCCGGATATTCATTAAACCATCATTTTGTAGCCGTACATGCAAAGCCTCCCAGGCCCGATCGACATCTACTATCTTATTTTTTTCTTTCATATCCTTCCAGCAATCTAAAACAATTATAAACACATTATAAAAACTCGGTAATTTCTGATAAAAACAATCAACAGGCCCTTTCTCCTATTCTTTTTCGTAAGATTTTTAACGCTTCACTTATCTCTGCTTCTACCGTCTTTACAGAAACCGACAATTCCCGGGCAATCTCCGCATATTTTTTCCCTTCAAAACGGTGCATCCGGAATATGCGCTGCCTGCGCTCCGGAAAGGTATCCAATATCCCTGCTACCCTTTCCTCCAGTTCCTGATACTCCAGTTTATCCAAAGGCGTGAGGTTATAATTTTCGCTCACCGTCTCCCGGGTTAATTTTTCCCTGTATTTATCCCGAACTTCCAAATGCTTCAGATATTGAAGTCCATTATTCCGGACAGCTCCGTAAAGATAAGACTTAAGGGAATGAATGCAGAGATGCTCCCGTTCCTTCCACAACATATAAAATAATTCCTGTACAATCTCCTCTGCGGCTTCAATATCCTTAGTAAAAGAAACTGCATAGCGGCACAGGGGTTCGTAATAGTACCGGAAAAGCTTTTCGAAAGCCCGGATATCACCTCCCCTGATTTTCCTTAAAGCCGATACATCATTTACAGTCATATACAACATACATAGTGATTCCTAAATATAATACATATTCGCATCACTCCCAATCAATTATACTGCTTTTTTAATTTCTTGACAGCGGACTCCAGGGATTCCGTGGGTTCGATAATATTGTAACCACCCCAAAAATCTTTGTCGAAAAAATCAGTCACCTTATCCGAAAGGACCTGCCCTCTTTTGAAAGATACCTTGTATGGTATAGCCGTGACATTCTGTTCCTGACTTTCAGTAACCACCATCTCACTCACAATGCTATAATGGGTTGAAAAAAGTTTACGTTTCCAATCACATTTGAACCTAAGCTCATTCCGAATGTAATTCAAATAACTTTTTCCTTCCCGTTGTTTATAAGTAACCAGAAACGATAAAGTAATCGGTTTAAAACGAAGACCCAACGGCTTCTTTTTCAATATTACTTTCGTCACTTCGGCTCTGTTTGTCATGTCCAAAGAGAATTCGGCCCGGGTAAAAGCCAGGTTTTCTTTGTCGATATAAAAAACACCGTAATACAAAGGATAAGGCAATTTAGCCAAAGGTGCAAAATAAATGACATACTGGGGACGGTCATCAATGATGGTCGGTTCTCCCATTTCATAGGTAAAAAGGGAAAGCGTATTTTTATCCAATAACAAATCTGGATTTTTCACGACATCCCCATAAACAGCAAGTGTCGGCCCTCCCATTAATTTGACAGCCAGAGTATCGTTTGCCTTCTGACTTAACAACTTACGTCCTTTATACACTTGTACGCGGTCATTGTATGTATTTTCAGTATAGGGAGTCTTAAAAGCGTGAATAACCGCTTCCGAGATATGGATATACCTCCGTTCTTTTTGAGTGGTTTCCCGATAGAAAGCGGTAAGCATGGTATTTTTACCGGCATAATTCATTCCGATCCGGTCCATAGCCGCTGCCACAATATTTTTTGCCTCCTGACTCCCCACGATCACTTCATTCAATAAAACCGAACACGGAATAAGCTTGAAAGTCACTAACTCATTTTTCCCCTCGAGAGCCCGACGGCAGTTCAGATAACCGATATGAGATATTTCAATAACATTTGCCGATAAAGATTTTTTAAGCTTCAGTACAAACTTTCCATCCTTATTTGTCACAGTCCCGATATTCGTTCCGGGAACAGAAATATTCACACATTCCAGTTTTTTCCCCGTCTTCTGATCTTTGACCACTCCGCTGACGGTATAAAAACCGACGCTGTCCTGGGCCAAAATTCCCGTTACGTAAAGCAACAACATCCCTGTGGCTACGCAACTCAACGTATATTTAAACCAAGTTTTCATAGTAAGATAATTTTAAAGGTAAATAATTCTTTTTGCGTTCCTATTCCTAAGATGGTTCAGCACCCAAAAACCCTAAAAAAATTATTCCATACAAGACACCTCTCAGAGCTTTGAAAAACATAAAATAGTGAAAATCAATGCAAACATTTTTCTTATTTTATTTTTCAATTCAACCGAATATAGTTTTTAAAAAGAATTGCATATTTTACATATATCACGTATCTTTCAAAATCTAAAACAAAACCATGTACAGATTATTATATACAATAAGTTTATTGCTGTGCCTTTCATGCACACAAACAACCGATATCCGATTGACAGAAGTCCGGGAGAAAATGGAAACAGCACCGGCCGAAGCCTTGGAATTACTGCAATCTATACCAGATCCGGCTGACCTCAACCGGAAAAACAAAGCTTTATTCAGCCTTCTCTATATTCAGGCCTTGGATAAAAACAATTTTCCGATCGAATCCGACTCTCTGATTCATATAGCCCTGAGTTATTATAAGTCCCGCGGGAAATCAAGGGAACTCGCCGAAACATACTTTTATCTCGGCTATTATTTTGTAGAAAATTCAATGACACAGGAAGCCATCCATACTTTTCTGCGAGCGGAAAAAATCGCCCTCGACCTGAAAGAATGGAATCTGTTAGGACTGATTTACGCACGTTTGAACAAGGAATACCAAAAACAACAGGACTGGGACAATGCATTAAAAATGAACAAATTATCTATCCACTATTTCGGGAAGTGCCAAAATATAAAAAACATGTATCTGGGATATTTAAACCTGGCACAAACATTTATATGTAATACCCAGCTTGATTCCTGTCAAAATTATTTGCAAAAAGCCCAGGAAGGTTTTTTAAAAATACAAGATACTTTAGATTATGTGCATTCGTTAATATTGGAAGGAGGTATTTATTTATCCCACAACAATCTGTCCAAGGCCAAAACATTACTTCTTAAAGCAAACGGTTTTTACAAAAACACGCCTAACCTCAAACAATCATTAATGCTTGCCCTAATCTACAGCTATGAAAATAAACTGGATTCGGCACGTTTGGCTCTTTCCCATTTATCAAACGAATACCCTACAACAGAACCCGGGTTTTACTTTACACTGGCCAATATCGAGCAACAGGACCATAAACCGGAAAAAGCCTTCGAAACCCTAAAAAAAGGTTATATATTACAAGATTCCCTGTACAAAAACAATATAGCCCATTCCGTATACCGTTATGCGCAACTGTACAATAAAAAAACGGCAGAAACCGAAAACCAGAAACTTGCGCTTCGCAATCACCTTTTATTGGGAGGTCTGCTATTTCTATTGATCTCTTCCCTGTTGCTTTATTTTATTTATAAAAACCGGTTGAACAAACGCAGCCGGGAAATGGCCGAATCGCAAATGCGCGTACTGGAAACAGAGAAACGCATAACGAAACTTCAGGAATTGCTTCACCACCTGAATCAAACACCTAAAAACGGATCGCAGAAACTATTCATTCAGCAAATACAAATGTTGAAAGAACTGGCCGCAGCAAATACCCGAAACATACATAATGAAAAGAAAAGAAATGCAGAAATCCAGACGATACGGGAAAAATATATGCTCGGAGAAGACTGGGAGGCAGTAAAAACCGGAATAAACGGCTTATATAACGGCCTGGCCGATTATTTCGAAGAACATTACAAAAAATACTTATCGGAAAGCGAAATAAAAATCTGCATCCTGACCTATTGTAATTTTTCGATTCAGGAAATTGCCACTTATTTGCGAATATCCGAAAAAACAGTATACAATTCCCGGTATAAAATTTGTAAAACACTGGTTCCGGAACGGACGAACTCATTGGAGCAAATTCTGAATAAAATTCAAAACGATTTTTTAAATTCCTGCGGATAAAACCGGACTTCGGGATGATATTTTTACAGATATGGGAAATGTTATTTTTCAAACGCCTGATTTTCAAACCTCCTTTTAACAAAATCGGGAAATACAAAACAAGACAAAGGATATATTTTCATTTTATATTTAAGTATTAAATAACTTTAAAATATGTACAAATGAAAAATTTATTTTTAACTCTTCTGATCAGCTCTTTGGTATTTTCTCCGTTTTTCTCTTCTGCAGAAATAAAAGGCAAAGACAAAATTCCGTTCGAAATACTTATAATTATTTCCATACCAGATTTACCTGTCCCAGTGTCAGTTATTTCCTACCCTGAAATAAAAGCGTCCTATTGTGAAGACATCGTCGACTTTTCGATCAATATGTCCGTAGGTCCAGTCGAAGTGTCGGTTATCAACCGGGCAGGTCTGACTGTTGCCAAATCCCTGTATTTTACCGCCGAAAACAACACTTACAGCATCGACGTAAGCGGATTAAATGAAGGTGAATACATCCTGAAATTTTATATGCCTGATTACCATAAACTATGTTATCAGGGCTCTTTTACAAAATAATTCCAATCGTACCCTAGAACAGAAGTCTTGTATAATAGAAGTATTATCCAAAACGAAATCATTTTAAAATAGAAAAGTTTCCAATTACGTGTAATTGAACTTTAATTTTACGGACCTGCCATCCGTATAAAACAAAAAACCTCCTTCCGGATAAGGATAAACACAGCTGTCAGGCTATATGTCTAACAAATCGAAAGAAGGCACGACAAAGATAGGTCTATTTGGCGAAACAACCAAGACGGTAATTCGTTTGCAGAATCCGGCCTGTATGATTCAACCGGAGCGGATGCCGAAAAGCTCAACGAGTAGGCGATCATTAAAACTTAATGTCATGTTGGAAGAATTAAACTATAAGGAAATGAACCAAATTACCGGTGGCGTATCTGTAGAGGAGTATTGTGCAACACTCACCAATATGATGGATGGTGAATATGCTAAAACAGAATGGACGGCTGAACAGTGGACCAATGCATGGAATGCATATAGCAAACACTGTAAATAAAAATCTATTCCAAACGTCATCCTCTGATTTATAGAGAGGATGACGTTTATCTATTTTAAACAAAACCGTTATGATATACCGGCTTTTACTTTTTTTCATACTAGGGAGTCCCTTACCGGAATTTTCAACCTTCACCGCACCCGACATAACGAATAATACGATTTTAGAGTGCAGTTATCAGTATATAGAAATACGGGATACCATTACCCGTCGTAGTGAAGAAGATTTGATGGTATTGAGAATAGGTAAAACATACAGTGTTTTTTACAGTCATTACAGATACTTCGCAGATTCGTTATTACAAACAAAAGAGGGGAAAAAAGTATGGGAAAACCTGATGGAGACAGCCATTACAAATGGTAATATCAGCAGCCGGCCGGGATCCAGAACGACAGACGATTACTTATTCAAGAACGATCCGGCCGGACAATTGACGACCCTGACGAGACTGCTCGTTACCGAAGTGAAATTTTCCGAACCTTATGAAAGCCAGAATTGGCAGCTTTACGATTCTAGCAAAATGATTCAGGGCTACACCTGTCATTGTGCCCGGACCTCATTCAGAGGCCGGCAGTACGAAGCCTGGTATACCCCGGAAATTCCGGTTCCGGAAGGACCGTGGAAATTTTGCGGATTACCGGGTCTGATCCTGGAAATATATGATACGACACACGATTATCAGTACACACTGGTCGGATTAAAAACAGAAAACATCGCCCCTTTGGAAGAACTCGATTTTATCCGGAACCGTCGTTCTGCAAAAACGACACGCCGGAAGTTCCTGCAGCGCAATGCTGAAATATATTTCAACTCGTCCTCCGATCAGGTAAATGCCATGGTAGGCATTGATCTGGGAACAAGTTCCAAACCCAAGCCCCGAAAAGCTTATGACTTTATCGAACGAGATTACAAATAGCTATCTATATACAACATAAAAAAATGATTTTTAAAACAGAAAGGTTTACAATTACGTGTAATTGAATTTTGGCTTTACGGACCTGCCATCCGTATAAACCCAAAAACCTCCTTCCGGATAAGGATAAACACAGCTGTCAGGCTATATGTCTAACAAATCGAAAGAAGGCACGACAAAGATAGGTCAATTTGACGAAACAGCCGAGACGGTAATTCGTCTGCAGAATCCGGCCTGTATGATTCAACCGGAGCAGATGCCGAAAAGCTCAACGAGTAGGCGATCATTAAAATTTAAAGTCATGTTGGAAGAATTAAACTATAAGGAAATGAACCAAATTACCGGTGGTCAAAATGTATCTGCAAAAGAATATTGTGCAACTCTTAGTATGCTGATTGAAAACAATTGGGGCAGATGGAGTGAAGATGAAAGGAAATCAGCCTCCGATGCCTATTCAAAGCATTGCTAAACAATTTTTAAAAGTTACCGGAGAGCTTTTACAGCTCTTCGGGCAACTTTTTTACCGATCCTAAATACGTATCTTCTTTATCCTATAAACGATGAAAACAATTTTTCTTTTTTTCGGAAGCCTCCTATTTTCGCTGTTTATCCGGGCACAGACAATAGATACCGCATATATGGAATGTTGGTATAAATTTTCTTATATCAATCTTCCTTTGGAAACGATGGGAGAAGACCTGATGGTATTACAAATCGGTAAAAACTGCTCAAAATTTTACAGTCAATATACCCAGGAGTGCGATTCTCTCAATGCCACCCCCGAAGGCCGGAAACTCTGGAGGCAACTTTTTTTGTCCGGAGCTACGACCAATAATTTCCCGTATGCCCGCACTCACAGTTACATACACAAAAATTATCCTCTCAACCGGATAACGGTCACTGATTTTAATAACCTGACACATTACAAATTCACCGAAGATTTCGAAAGACAAACGTGGCAAATTCAACCTGAAACACAGGAAATATTGGGATTTTCCTGCCAAAAAGCCGATTGTGAATTCCGAGGCAGAAAATACGAAGCCTGGTTCACACCGGAAATACCGGTAAGCGACGGTCCCTGGAAATTTACAGGACTTCCCGGACTTATCGTTGCTATTGCCGATACGGCAGGTCTATACCGTTTCGAACTGACAGGCATAAGCCGTTCTGACCGTCCGATCCGTTTCGGACGCTATTCCCGTCCCCGCTATGTCACAACCGACAGAAAAACGTTTCTCAATGCCTGTTGGAAATTCTTTTCAGACAGCAGCAGACAAACCAAAGCCGTCTCCGGTATAGATTTGCCATTCCCCGACTCAAAGCCCAAAAAACTGAAATACGATCAAATGGAAACCGATTACCCACATTAAAAGCGTTTTTCATGTATTCCGATAACGACTATATCCTCCTCCTGATAAGTAAATTCCTGAAAAGAGTAAATCGCCCTTTTAAAAAAAAGGAATTGACAGTAGCATTATTGTCACATCCCTTCTATCCTGCCATTTCCTCTATTTCGCAAACCCTTACTTATCTCGGTATAAACAATAAAGTTTACCGGGCAGATTATACCGGAGTATTAAAAGCAAACTCTCCGGCACTTGCACATTTAAAAGATAATCGTTTTATACTTTTACTAAAAGCCGATACATCTCAGACAACCTATTACGATGCCGTCACAAACAAATATATTACCGGTCCGGCAGAAGACTTTCGGAACCGTTGGAGCGGATACATCTTATACATCACCGAGCAAAGTCCAAAAACCGCGTATCCCTCCCGGTTCCGTTTTCATATTCCACACCTGTATCTATTCTGTTACCTGCTGATTGTGGGAAGCAGTATCATTTTATATGTTCTTTTTCCGGTAAACGGTATCTCTCTTCTATTACTGAAAATGTCCGGATTTATCGTATGCCTTGGATTTATCAGTCATTACCTGTCTCCCGGGTCTGCTACCACATATTCATTATGTAAAACATCTTCGGTTTTCGATTGTGACAGGGTTTTACAATCTCCGGCTTCCCGCCTTATGGGGAAAATTCCTCTTTCAGCTGTGGGCCTGGCTTACTTTTGTATGGGAATTCTTGCTCTCATCAACGGTTATCTGGCACATTGCGCAACAACAATTACAACATCGTTATATTATATTTCAGTCACAGGCCTGCCTTTTATCCTTTTCTCTTTTATCTATCAGGGAACAATTTTAAAAAAATGGTGTCCTTTATGTCTGGCGACCTGTAGTATCATACTGATTGAAAACATCCTCTTTTATTTCTATCCCATAAAAACGGTCTTTAGTAACAATCTGTTTTCTTCCGTTCTGATCTTGGCATTTTCCGGAATTACAGCCGCCGGGATAGCCACCCTCATCGAAATATACGCACAAGCAAAACAAAAGTCGAAACATGATAATATCGAATTCCTGAAATTGAAACGAAATCCGGCGATCGCCTATACTTCATTTCAGCAACAACCCTGTTTAAACACCCAAACCTTCTCCGATATGTTAATCGGTGAAAAAAATGCACCTCACACTCTCATTACAGTACTCAATCCATCGTGCAAACCCTGCCGGAAAGCAGCAAACGATATCATTCATCTGCTCGAAACATATCCCGGAAAAGTAAAATGGCTCATCCGTTTCGACGGTACGGATAAACCGGAAAACTCCCCGGTCAACAGCATTCAATTACATCTTTTGGAACTCTACCAAAAGATAAATGACAGTTCGAAATTCTTATCGGTTCTGAAAGCCTGGTTTACCCATCCCTTACCGGATTTCTTTACACGTCACTATCCGGTTCCTGAAATCAGTCCGGACACAATAACCCGTCTGAAAGCACATATTTACCGGAATCAAAAAGATAAAATCGAAAAAATACCCTATATTGCAATTGGAAAGCGTGTTCTGCCGGTAACATATACAATAAACGATTTAGCTTATTTCTTTCCGGAGGAAGAATTTTTAAAAAAGATAACTGACGAATAATATACAGCATATTACTATGAAAAGAATAGCCTATCTCATAGCTCTGAGTCTATTATCCGTACTATTCTATGGAAATCTGTCAGCTCAAAAAACGACACTTTCCGGTACGGTTATCGAAGGAGAAAAAAACGAACCTCTGGAAAACACAATGGTTACCGTTTTAAAAGGCTGTAAAAAACAGATCATAGCTTATGCTTTGACTGACAATCAGGGGAAATTCTCACTATCCGTCTTATTCCAGGATTCCCTGCATATTTCTTTTTCGGGATTAGGATATGAAACGCAAACCTTCCCGCTTTCTCCGGATAAACTCCGGTTTCAAATAAAAATGAACGTCAAACCGTATAATCTGCGGGAAGTATCCGTCAAAGCCACCCGTATCATCCAACGCGAAGATACCCTGACCTATATTGTATCGAATTTCTCCGAAGTTCAGGACCGGACTATCGGAGATGTATTAAAGAAAATGCCCGGTATAGAAGTATCTGAAAAAGGAGAAATCAGATACCAGGGACTGCCCATCAGTAAATTTTACATCGAAGGAATCGACCTGCTCGAAAACAAATACGGCATCGCAACCAACAACTTACCGCATAAGAATGTAAAAAGTGTGGAAGTACTGGAACACCATCAGCCTATCAAAGCCTTTAAAGGTCTCTCCTTCCCCGAAAACGCCGCTATCAATATCAAACTGAAAGACGAAGCGAAAGCCCAATGGATCGGTAATCTACAAGCCGGAGCGGGAGGAGATCCTTTTATCTGGGACGGACGGCTTTTCGCCATGCGTATCGTACCCAAATGGCAAAGCCTCAATACATACAAAACCAATAACTGCGGTACCAATATAAGCAATGAAATTCAAGAATTCGAGCTGGCAGACCTCCTGAATGCCAAAGAAAACCGGTATAAAACAAACGATTATATTCAAGTAAATCCGGAATCGGCACCGGATCTGGAAGAAAAACGTTACCTGTTCAATAAAAGTCACCTGTTTACGACAAGCAACGGCTGGAAGCTCAATGACAATTACCAATTGAATGCACAAGTAACTTACCTCTGGAACCGGCTCCGCTCGGACAATGCCAGCCGGACAACTTATTTCTTCGAAGATTCAACACGGATTGTAAATGAAAGCGAAGCAAGCCGCGACCTGAAAAACGAATTATCGGGACGCCTGACCCTCTTTGCCAACACCACCGGATATTACCTGAAAAACGAATTACAGACAAATCTCCGCTGGAATGATACGGATATAAACACCTTCGGAGATTTCGCAAACCGTCAGTCGGCTGAAACACCCCGTTATCAACTGACCAACAACCTGGAATTAATAAAACGCTTCGGACAACAGTCCGTCACATTTACTTCCTATAACAAATGGCTTTACGAGCCGCAACAACTGAAAGTTAACCGGGAAGCTCAACACGAGTACCAAAAAGCAGATAATTCCGTTTTATTTTCCAACACCGCTTTTGCCTACGTCTCTGCCTTCTCACGTTTCATTCTCACATTAAGGGGAGGCTTCAAATTCCTTTACAGAGATTTCAACAGCGATCTAAAAGGGATAAACCCGATTTCAACGCTCTTGAAAAACAACACGGTTTCTTCCTATCTCAACCCATATATCACTCCTTCCCTGGAATATAACAGTTCCAGTGCAAAAGTTACCCTGAACGTTCCCTTCCATTATTTCCGCTATCGGTTCCAGGATTGGGTATTTCACGATAAACGATATAAAAACCGCTTTATATCGGCTCCATCTATTAACATAAATTATTTTATTACCCCTTTGCTGACAATTAAAGCACAAGGAAGTATCGGAAACAAACCCTTAGACGAAAGTCTGTTTTTCCGGGGATACATCTTACAAAATTATCGCAATTTACAACAAGGACTGATCGATTTTACTACGAACAAAGTAAAATCAGTATCTGCCGGCATCGTATACCGCAATAGTCTGAAATCCTGCTTTTATAACTTCAATATGACCCGTATGTGGACTGAAAATGCCTATATCAACGGACGAAATTTCGAAGGAGATTACATCGTCAATACCCGGTTCGCACAAAAAAACGACCGTTTTATTTTTGAATAGTAATTGTAATTTTTCCATAATGTATTTTTCATTGTTGGCATCCAGTGAATTGGTTGCTTCGTCCAGGATCAGAAATTTGGCGTTTTTATAGGCCGCACGGGCAATTAGTAGCCGTTGTTTCTGTCCGGTACTCAGTCCGTGTCCGTCTGCTCCGATTTTGGTGTTGTAATTCAGGGGCATGGAGTCGATAAAATCTTCGATATGAGCGATTCTTGCCGCCTCGATAACGCGTGCCATATCCGGAGTAGTGTCGGATACGCCGATGTTATTGGCGATGGTGTCAGAAAAAATATAACCTTCCTGCATCACTACTCCGCATTGATTCCGCCAGCAGCTTTCACTGTAACAAGTCAGCGGTTTATTGCCTAAAAGAAGCTGTCCTTCTCCGGGGGTATAAAATCCCAGAATAAGTTTCAGCAGTGTCGTTTTACCGCTTCCGCTTGTACCGACAATGGCGGTTACTTTATCGGAAGGAATTTTCAGACTGATGTTGTCTAATACTTTATCAGAATGTGGCCCATCGTATTGGAAGGTGACGTTTTGAAATTCAATATCGGCATTTTCGGGAATTTCGTGTATTTTTTTTACCTCTTCGGGTTCTTCATCCGGACGTTCCTGTATTTCACTCAGACGTTCCATGCTGAGCTTG
It encodes the following:
- a CDS encoding FecR family protein, which translates into the protein MKEKNKIVDVDRAWEALHVRLQNDGLMNIRKPRLTRKRRYMQFAALFGGIVVVCGAIFLSWDSEEVFELSFTSENAGENMTLVSTLADGSTVYLTDGGTLTYPGSFEKNKREVSMTGDALFEVVSNPRRPFIIETPNVVIEVTGTVFNVRSFPSREAFELYVQEGTVEVVCKANEARMAVQAGEMVRLQAGEWQKGTASGVDLYALYTAKMRFKDEFLSVMLPILNRIGDRPIVLRDPEIGERKMTVAFSDNDSEVMAELICAALNLRQTIKQDTIYIFKP
- a CDS encoding RNA polymerase sigma-70 factor, producing the protein MLYMTVNDVSALRKIRGGDIRAFEKLFRYYYEPLCRYAVSFTKDIEAAEEIVQELFYMLWKEREHLCIHSLKSYLYGAVRNNGLQYLKHLEVRDKYREKLTRETVSENYNLTPLDKLEYQELEERVAGILDTFPERRQRIFRMHRFEGKKYAEIARELSVSVKTVEAEISEALKILRKRIGERAC
- a CDS encoding carboxypeptidase-like regulatory domain-containing protein, coding for MKTWFKYTLSCVATGMLLLYVTGILAQDSVGFYTVSGVVKDQKTGKKLECVNISVPGTNIGTVTNKDGKFVLKLKKSLSANVIEISHIGYLNCRRALEGKNELVTFKLIPCSVLLNEVIVGSQEAKNIVAAAMDRIGMNYAGKNTMLTAFYRETTQKERRYIHISEAVIHAFKTPYTENTYNDRVQVYKGRKLLSQKANDTLAVKLMGGPTLAVYGDVVKNPDLLLDKNTLSLFTYEMGEPTIIDDRPQYVIYFAPLAKLPYPLYYGVFYIDKENLAFTRAEFSLDMTNRAEVTKVILKKKPLGLRFKPITLSFLVTYKQREGKSYLNYIRNELRFKCDWKRKLFSTHYSIVSEMVVTESQEQNVTAIPYKVSFKRGQVLSDKVTDFFDKDFWGGYNIIEPTESLESAVKKLKKQYN
- a CDS encoding tetratricopeptide repeat protein — its product is MYRLLYTISLLLCLSCTQTTDIRLTEVREKMETAPAEALELLQSIPDPADLNRKNKALFSLLYIQALDKNNFPIESDSLIHIALSYYKSRGKSRELAETYFYLGYYFVENSMTQEAIHTFLRAEKIALDLKEWNLLGLIYARLNKEYQKQQDWDNALKMNKLSIHYFGKCQNIKNMYLGYLNLAQTFICNTQLDSCQNYLQKAQEGFLKIQDTLDYVHSLILEGGIYLSHNNLSKAKTLLLKANGFYKNTPNLKQSLMLALIYSYENKLDSARLALSHLSNEYPTTEPGFYFTLANIEQQDHKPEKAFETLKKGYILQDSLYKNNIAHSVYRYAQLYNKKTAETENQKLALRNHLLLGGLLFLLISSLLLYFIYKNRLNKRSREMAESQMRVLETEKRITKLQELLHHLNQTPKNGSQKLFIQQIQMLKELAAANTRNIHNEKKRNAEIQTIREKYMLGEDWEAVKTGINGLYNGLADYFEEHYKKYLSESEIKICILTYCNFSIQEIATYLRISEKTVYNSRYKICKTLVPERTNSLEQILNKIQNDFLNSCG
- a CDS encoding DUF3244 domain-containing protein, whose translation is MKNLFLTLLISSLVFSPFFSSAEIKGKDKIPFEILIIISIPDLPVPVSVISYPEIKASYCEDIVDFSINMSVGPVEVSVINRAGLTVAKSLYFTAENNTYSIDVSGLNEGEYILKFYMPDYHKLCYQGSFTK
- a CDS encoding bacteriocin, yielding MLEELNYKEMNQITGGVSVEEYCATLTNMMDGEYAKTEWTAEQWTNAWNAYSKHCK
- a CDS encoding GLPGLI family protein is translated as MIYRLLLFFILGSPLPEFSTFTAPDITNNTILECSYQYIEIRDTITRRSEEDLMVLRIGKTYSVFYSHYRYFADSLLQTKEGKKVWENLMETAITNGNISSRPGSRTTDDYLFKNDPAGQLTTLTRLLVTEVKFSEPYESQNWQLYDSSKMIQGYTCHCARTSFRGRQYEAWYTPEIPVPEGPWKFCGLPGLILEIYDTTHDYQYTLVGLKTENIAPLEELDFIRNRRSAKTTRRKFLQRNAEIYFNSSSDQVNAMVGIDLGTSSKPKPRKAYDFIERDYK
- a CDS encoding bacteriocin; this translates as MLEELNYKEMNQITGGQNVSAKEYCATLSMLIENNWGRWSEDERKSASDAYSKHC
- a CDS encoding GLPGLI family protein, translated to MKTIFLFFGSLLFSLFIRAQTIDTAYMECWYKFSYINLPLETMGEDLMVLQIGKNCSKFYSQYTQECDSLNATPEGRKLWRQLFLSGATTNNFPYARTHSYIHKNYPLNRITVTDFNNLTHYKFTEDFERQTWQIQPETQEILGFSCQKADCEFRGRKYEAWFTPEIPVSDGPWKFTGLPGLIVAIADTAGLYRFELTGISRSDRPIRFGRYSRPRYVTTDRKTFLNACWKFFSDSSRQTKAVSGIDLPFPDSKPKKLKYDQMETDYPH
- a CDS encoding vitamin K epoxide reductase family protein; protein product: MTVALLSHPFYPAISSISQTLTYLGINNKVYRADYTGVLKANSPALAHLKDNRFILLLKADTSQTTYYDAVTNKYITGPAEDFRNRWSGYILYITEQSPKTAYPSRFRFHIPHLYLFCYLLIVGSSIILYVLFPVNGISLLLLKMSGFIVCLGFISHYLSPGSATTYSLCKTSSVFDCDRVLQSPASRLMGKIPLSAVGLAYFCMGILALINGYLAHCATTITTSLYYISVTGLPFILFSFIYQGTILKKWCPLCLATCSIILIENILFYFYPIKTVFSNNLFSSVLILAFSGITAAGIATLIEIYAQAKQKSKHDNIEFLKLKRNPAIAYTSFQQQPCLNTQTFSDMLIGEKNAPHTLITVLNPSCKPCRKAANDIIHLLETYPGKVKWLIRFDGTDKPENSPVNSIQLHLLELYQKINDSSKFLSVLKAWFTHPLPDFFTRHYPVPEISPDTITRLKAHIYRNQKDKIEKIPYIAIGKRVLPVTYTINDLAYFFPEEEFLKKITDE